Part of the Quercus lobata isolate SW786 chromosome 6, ValleyOak3.0 Primary Assembly, whole genome shotgun sequence genome, ataaaatatttaatgagaccATCCTGAAAAAATTATCACACTTAATGCGACTAGTTTCTATAACACTCAAACATGTATTTCTACAACATTGAAAACTGAATAACAATATTTAAATACTACTATCAAATGAGCCCTAAGTATCTGACTATGTGTAGTactatagtttttttatttttttattttttttgagagagagtgagagtttcTACCTATGGCACTTGattttgatgataactttttatcattagactaagacATTAATCGATATTTAGTGTAAgcattgaaccccagatctcttattaaaccatcaaagattttaccagttgaggtAACTAGAACCTACAATTACTATAGTACTTTAATCACCCAAGTGttgatatttttcttgatttttccaTTAAAGCAGGCTTGTATCAGTAAAATGAAGCAAAATTAACAAGTGCCGATGCAAACTTAAAAAATTGTGGAGAACTCGATTTTAGTAAAATCGAGTTCTGCGTGGCccttttttaattggaaaagCCACATCAATGACTTCTATTGTGGCACAAAGTACATAGAACTTGATTTTATTGATATTCAGTTTTGCATAGAACTTGATTTtactaaaatcaagtttcaaaacatgggcattttgctaaaaagtttcaaaataaggGGTTTTTGctacataattttaaaagtaaGGATATTTACCCATTTTTCCCCTAGTTCtttgatattattattcttctttatattttactaaatgatgattttttttttcttgccatCTTCTTCTATGGTATTTATCTATAGGttaataaaataactaaaattatattagCTTACCAAATAATTAGCAATTTCGCCTCATATTAATTATTACATGTTGTTTACATTGTTTAGCAATACTTTAATTGTAATGTAGAAACTGAACATCTTgaatttagtttatatatatatatatatatattttttatatatatatagcctaaCTCATTACATGTTAAATGCTTTGTGAATGGCAGCTACACTGAATTTGAGTTTATCCAAGGAATTGTTGAAGAGATtgcaaattctaaattaaacCGGATGCCATTATTTGTTGCTAAATACCCAATTGGAATAAATTCTCGCGTAGAGGCCATAAAATTGCTTTTAGATATTGAGTCAAATGATGTTCGTATGGTAGGTATCTATGGCCTTGGTGGAATCGGTAAAACTACAATCATAAAAGCTGTTTACAACAGaatttttaattactttgaAGGGAGAAGTTTTCTAGAGAATGTTAGAGAGAGGTCAGAGACAAACGAAGGCATAATCCAACTACAAGAGACACTTCTTTTTGAGATCTTAGGAGATAGGAGCTTGAAGGTGTGTAGCCTATCTAGAGGAACCAACATGATAAATGAAATTCTTTGTCACAAGAGGGTTCTTAtaattcttgatgatgtggataAATTGGACCAGATAGAAAAATTGCTTGGAAAATGTGATTGGTTTGCTTCTGGAAGTAGAATAATTATAACAACAAGAGATAAACACTTACTAGCTCATCTTGGAAATGGTCTTTTAACTTATGAGGTTCAAGAATTAGATGAATGTGAAGCTACTGAACTCTTGAGTGAGCATGCCTTCAGAAGAAACAAACCCAGTGATGATTATTTGGAACTTGTAAATGAAGTTATACGCTACGCCAAAGGCCTTCCACTAGCTCTAGTAGTAATGGGTGCTGATTTGTATGGAAGAACTACACTTGAATGGAAAAGTGCTTTAGATAAGTACAGAAAAATACCTAATAGAGATAttcaaaaaatactaaaaataagttatgaGGGATTAGAAGATActgaacaaaatatttttcttgatattgcatgtttcttcaaGGGACGTTACATGGATTATGTTGTGGATATACTAGAAGCTTGTGATTTATACCCATTATACGGTATTCCAAAACTTATTGATAAGTGTCTCATGATGGTTGATCAATATAAATGTTTGATGATGCATGACTTGGTACAAAAAATGGGTAGGGAAATCGTTCGACAAGAGTCACCTCAAAATCCTGGAGAACGTAGCAGAGTGTGGCGTTATAAGGATGCTCTTGACATGCTGACTGAAAATACGGTattaattgttttgattatctttcttcattttcttcatagGGAAGATGTTATCactttgatttcttttcttttccccctttttaatgttgaagaaaatttaatcttatctttttatttttgataaaaaattactCATATTGATatggttttggttaaaaaagTGATAATTGCTATAGTTTTTGTGAATTCTATTGTGTAGCGTGATTCGCTTTGTGCTTTGTTGAAACTAGGGGTCAGATAAAATTCAAGGCATAATGTTGTACTTGCCCACACCAACAAAGGTGAAGTTAGAGGTGCAATTTTTCAAGATGAAAAATCTCAGATTGCTTATGATTGATAATGTACATAGTTGTGGGCACCTTAAATATCTTCCCAATGGACTAAGGTTACTTGTTTGCAGTAACTGTATATTATCTTCATTGCCATCCAATTTTTGTCCTAAAAAATTGGTTGTACTCAATGCGTCTGGTAGCCGATTAGAGAAACCATTCATGCAGGTATGatcattattatttatatattgtgacttctttaaacaatatttaattttttttccccttctacAGATTTTTCCGTGTAAAACCTTGACATATGTGGATTTTAGTTGGTGTGAACTCATTAGGAAAATACCTGACTTATCAAtgaccccaaacataaaggaatTGAACCTTAGTTATTGTAGAAATTTAGTTGAGGTTTATGACTCTGTTGGGTGTCTTGCTAAGCTTGAAGAATGGGTCCTCCATGATTGCACTAAACTTGAAATTCTTCCCAGCTGTCTCATGATGAAATCTCTTATATCTTTTGATCTTTCACTTTGCTCAAGCCTTAAGAAGTTCCCCAATATCTCGCAAGAAATGAAAAGTTTAAAGCAATTATTATTGGACGGGACTAGTATCAGTGAGTTGCCTCCATCATTTGGGAATCTCACTGGGCTTACTAACATATTCCTCGGAAGCAATTTGGTACATCTTGCAGTTCCAGATAGCATCTATAAATTACAACATATTGTGGGTCTCACTCTTGAGAACGATGTCATGTTTCCAAAGGATGTGGTGTTTGACAGAGAACCACAGTGCAAATCTTATGAGGGCTTTCCCAATGCCTTTCCGCGCTTGAATTATCTGTCTATTCAATTCTTCCAAATTCGTTcagaaatagattttattttgaattcttgTTGTCCCCTCACATTGGAGAAGTTAGACATATGCTTTAGCAATGTTGTTACCCTTCCAGAAAGGATTAGCAGATTTAAAAGATTACACACACTTGATACTCATGATTGCAATGAACTTCGGGAAATTCCAAGACTTCCACAAAGTATAAGAACAGTAGATGCATCAAACTGTAGCTCGTTGGATTCATCATCATCTAGCAAATTACTTCTTCAGGTCTCTCTTACTCTCACATTAGTAAAGAAACATATTTTGTTATCTTCACAAAtacataaattgtaattttttgaatttgctAATTGCACGCAGTTTGCAGAAATTATAAAGCTTCCACCAAATATACCAACATGTTTTAGTTTGAGAAGCCACTACATGTTAATGGGTGCACAGTCATCTAGTAGAATATCCCCTGTGAATGATATCACCCATACTGAATATCAGATTACAATACCAGGAAATGAGATTCCAATTTGGTTCAACCATCAATGTATGGGAAATTACATATCATTTTGGATTGGTCCGGAAATTCCAAAATTTGCTCTCTGTGTTGCCTTCGGAATGGAGAATGCTTATTGcgatttttattatcaagtcgATATGTCCATCAATGGTAGTCAACGAATGTTTGAAAGAACGAGCTACATGGGACAGCTGTCAGATTGTCTACGTTTTTCCTGTAGACCTCAGAGCTTTTTGCAGGAGCAATTTCAGgacttgaatctaggttattgGAATCATGTTGAACTTTTCTGTGaaacctctctttcttctctttatcCCCAAGAATTTCCTCCGATGATTAAAAGAATAGGGGTCCATGTAGAATGCATTTGTCGTCATCCTCAAAATCCCGGTATCTTCCAATTCAACTATGATGGGTTCCAACCCCGAGGCCATCCCAAGTGTCAATGTCACTCTCCCAAAATCATCCCAAGTGCTATGGATGGTGGTGAATCATCCTCCGTCCTTCATAACACTTTTTACGATATTGACTGTCTAGAAGCTTTGGGGTTTTCAGTGGAGGAGATAAGTGAGCTTTACTCAAGTTTGATGGGCTTTCAGAGTGATGACTGTGATCTGGAGGAGATAAGTGAGTCATCAATTGCAGATCCGTTGAACCCATTGCAAATAATGTTTCAGATGCTACATAACGTCAACCCCTTTAGTCTCCCATGGTGATTCCGGGCTTCCAATGGATGTGGCAAATGGGTCTGACTTGGAATTTGGATTTGACTTAACGCTTGGTGCTGGGATTGATTTGGGTTCCCAATCAATGGCAGATACCTCTAGAAACGATGATTCAGACTTTAATTCATGTCCACAGTCAAAGAAAAGGAGAACCTCTTGATCAAATTCCAAGAAAACATGGCAAGGTACTGTTATTAAATTGAAACTGGTTCCCATTCAATGGCCTATCCCTCTGAAAAACACGGCTTATTGCTTTGCAGGGTAAGAATACTTGGCGTTGGTGAGCTGTCACTCCTAGAAGTTGGCCTCCAAtagtttatttaaataaacatgTAACTATGCTTCTACGGTTCTACCAAGTGAAAAATCTTATGCACgggtcccttttttttttttttttttactagttggACATGCTTTTAATACATTTTCTGCTTAAGATGTTGCCTTAGAACTCATGgtcctttctttttattcaaaCTCTGTGGACTCCGAactaacaattttgttttcagcAAACTGTAATGTTTTCTTATTCTAACCTGCTatccaatttttctttttaggcatTTATAGGATCTTCTCACTCTTGATTTTTAATGTCATTAGTATCTTTACAGGCTGAGGACTTGaaataagtgtttttatttattttttaagggttAAGGCTTAGTGGAGGAGAGTTTTATTGGCTTGATCAAGTGAGAGAAGATAACAAACGAAGAAAAAGGACAAGCATTTTGGAGGATCCATTCAATTCTAGGTACTTCAATTGTTAACGTCTGTGTGAATTTGTTAGAACTAGATTTTGCAATCGTACTACATATACTTATTGTTTGGAATAAGAGCACAATGGTAGCCGGTAATATGGAATTCTTTGGAAGAGTGACGTAATGGAACTTGAGATACATGCATATTGTTTAGATTTGAAGTCTGgatgttctttttttattttcttttcttttttaatgctAACACTACATATATTTCTTTctgtttaaataaaaaatttgcttATGGGTCAAAATGGACTTGAGCTTGTGTCTCTGCTGTGATATTTTCATTCCAGGCAACTGATTCCCAGCTTACTTCTTCAACATTAACGAAGTTTAAGAAAGGGAGATCTTATAGCCCCTCGCCTGTGGGTTTTTGGTTATGAAAGTGCTGAAAAGAGTGATTGCAAGAGCAGCCGGAAGTTTTCTAGGCTTCAGGCAGGAAAGAGAATTGAGATTTCACACTTCTTAATAGATGACCCCATCGTCTTCTATTGAAGATATATGAATGAGCTAAGCTATCTTAGTTTTCTGCTTCTTTGCTTTGAGATGTTTctgaattaaaaataatctgGGTCCAAGTGGATCGGTTTGGgcaggagatgatttggctggTGTTCTAGGTTGTAAGGTGGGTTCTCTTCCCATGCCAAATTAACTTTGTGGTTGCAACTATGATCTTTGTTTTACATAGTTCAGAATTTGATGATTAAACAAAAGTGGACATTATTTCACGTTTAATAGTAGTCTTTGGAGTTTGTCAACctattttatttctctcttcaGTCTTCATTATGTCAATCCACCAGGTATGTTTCTTGTTCAGCATTAAGAGctttcaaaataattcaagatTGTATTTTCTGCTTATATTGTTGTATTTTGATTGTGTTCCTTAACCTACAAAATCAGTGTCCTTTCTGTTGCATTATCTCAGTTTTTGTCGCTGCTATCCGAAATCTGTTGCCATAAAACCCACAATTTTCAGTCCAAATTAAGTTTACTTGTGCTTGATATATGGAAATCCAAGCAGGTTTAGATACTGGCTGTAATCGTGTTGATGTGAGTTTCTTTTGACAAACCTATATGCACCCTGCAGCATTTGTTTTACCCAATCCCATCGtgccaaaaaagagaaattaattaTTTGGACTGTAGTCAGGAAGCAATTTGGTTAAGGTGTTCAATGTTTCTAAATATATGTGTTCTTCTTCAGATTGCATTGATTACAATAGCATTTTGTCAAGAAAGCCACTCTCTGGACCACAATCTGTGAGCAATTACTAAAGTCACTCTCTGGACGTGGACGTGGAGGGCTATGAGCTGGGAGTAatgaactctctctctctctcttatataggTAGACAAGATTGGAATGATTAATTTGGGACTCTGGATAATTTATGACCAACTGCATGTTTGTAGATGAAGGCCATGTGAAATCTACGTTAGTATGTTTAAAAGACAGGTGCATGAGTTGTCCATTTGCTATTATGGTTAGTGTAAAGTATCTGTCTAAGTAGTGTTGTGATAAATTTTAACTTAACAATGATGTGGACTTCTTGGTAGCAAAAGATGCACAAGAAGCTGTATTTAAGCTTAATGAAAGAGTATGCATGCATCAAGGATCTCCACAAATAGATTGGTTTAGCTGGGATGAAATTTTCCAAACAGTGACTGAAGATGATGATCTGTGAGAAATTTATATCAAGGTACCATTCTTTCTAAATAGTAATGTTGCTAGGATAATTTTGAGTAGctttcatttaaaaatgacattttctgTGTTCATCTCAGATTTTTGATTTGTGCTTGATTTATGGAAATGAAAGTCGGAATGGTAGACCAATTCATTTGGGCATAAAATTGGAGATGAACAATAGTGCCCTTCAGTTGGGGATATGCAAGATCCGGCTATAGAGTTTGAAATTCTTATCAGCGAAAAACAAAACCCCGCAACATTGTAAGCCCCAGCgtgttttcaaaaatttcagagAATCACCAACGAAGAGACACAAGTAGTTGAGGAGAGGCCATATGTGGTCAAAACATATGTGAGTATTGAGGAGGATTTTGGAAGCTAAACCTTGCTAGTTGGTATAACTCTAGAAGGAAAAAGTTATTGACTTTGCTTTCTAATGCTCTAACTAAAGAGTGAATTACTTGAGCAATCTGTACttataaattgttgaaaaaagacCCAATGCTGTATGCAATCTGTCCTAATGCTCCCTGAGTCTCTATTTTGCAGGTGCTCGAGTGTTTTCAAAACCACTCAGGCTTGGCAGCCTCAAGATCAAAGACCAAAGAAGCCTGTTAGGGTGTGCACAGCTATTTATAATTGGCAGCTATATCACTGCTGAAATTGTTTGGCAAGCTTCTTCAAATTTGTTGTGGGCGCGAGGGGTGTGGACAGGTTTCGTAGCCAAATAAcctgaatgaaaaaaaaaaaaaaaaactgtttgcTGGTTGTTGGTTGCTTGAGCTGCAATACATCAGGAAAGGAATGCCTAGATGTTTGGCAATAATATTTTCCCAGCTATATCTAATTGAGCTTTGGCTTGTTTTGTCTGCCATGTGGACAGTTGTGGCATTTTATGGTAGtcttagaatttttgttttagaattataTACTACCACGTAATTGGTCTTTCCCAAGTTGCGTCACATGGGAAGGAGAAGAAGCTTTGTCaataaacaaaaagtttaattaattattgcTACCTAATCAGCCAAATGAAACCAGTGGACTACTCCTTTTGATAATTTATTCCAGGTCATTGGTCCTTCCTAAGCTTAATGCCTTGAtctcttttctttgatttctttatgcatccaaaaaattgagagagctATCAAGAAAGAGATACAAGAGGCGGTTGAGGGAAAGCCATGTTGTGTAGTAAAAACATATTATGGGTACTGAGGAGGACAGAGACTACACAGCGCAATAGAATGTATACAATATGTAGCATCTATTACAattttggtactttttttttgggagttttgtCAATGTAAATCAGATTCCATATTAATATGTAAAGGTATTTTTAATGCAATCTCCTGTATGATTTCCCCCTGTTGAAATtgggaaaattaaataaatagtaaaactttttttttttcctgggccTGCACATCCTGTTGTCATTGCCATGATCTATCACAAACCTCATATAGGATACAAAGATTATGACATAGGCGTAGTGGCGgctctaggatttttttataGGGGGGTCAgtaaaaatatacattttaagtaaaatatgaATCTTACGGTTTAAATGGTtttcttattacaaatttgtctaTAATACATTCTagtaatagaataaaaaataaactataggtttatatgacatattttttcttaatataatgaacatgttaattgttgttgttaagtgaattttaattattactgcttaaaatgtttttatttattagttcaTGATGATTATATGTTTACATTGTACTATCAATCTaagatttaaattatacaatattatacacatttgttTAGAAACAATGTAAATATTACAATGTAAACTATGAACTTTccattagtttatttcaaatttattaagatCTAAATCGgctttttaaaatgattttagatg contains:
- the LOC115949947 gene encoding TMV resistance protein N-like, whose product is MGHFARDCRFKWRMAQGNIAISYNQEDDSEGEWVVESSLAVTKLVEEAKKEEAMLLVLKEDEEKMPKSMGDYTEFEFIQGIVEEIANSKLNRMPLFVAKYPIGINSRVEAIKLLLDIESNDVRMVGIYGLGGIGKTTIIKAVYNRIFNYFEGRSFLENVRERSETNEGIIQLQETLLFEILGDRSLKVCSLSRGTNMINEILCHKRVLIILDDVDKLDQIEKLLGKCDWFASGSRIIITTRDKHLLAHLGNGLLTYEVQELDECEATELLSEHAFRRNKPSDDYLELVNEVIRYAKGLPLALVVMGADLYGRTTLEWKSALDKYRKIPNRDIQKILKISYEGLEDTEQNIFLDIACFFKGRYMDYVVDILEACDLYPLYGIPKLIDKCLMMVDQYKCLMMHDLVQKMGREIVRQESPQNPGERSRVWRYKDALDMLTENTGSDKIQGIMLYLPTPTKVKLEVQFFKMKNLRLLMIDNVHSCGHLKYLPNGLRLLVCSNCILSSLPSNFCPKKLVVLNASGSRLEKPFMQIFPCKTLTYVDFSWCELIRKIPDLSMTPNIKELNLSYCRNLVEVYDSVGCLAKLEEWVLHDCTKLEILPSCLMMKSLISFDLSLCSSLKKFPNISQEMKSLKQLLLDGTSISELPPSFGNLTGLTNIFLGSNLVHLAVPDSIYKLQHIVGLTLENDVMFPKDVVFDREPQCKSYEGFPNAFPRLNYLSIQFFQIRSEIDFILNSCCPLTLEKLDICFSNVVTLPERISRFKRLHTLDTHDCNELREIPRLPQSIRTVDASNCSSLDSSSSSKLLLQFAEIIKLPPNIPTCFSLRSHYMLMGAQSSSRISPVNDITHTEYQITIPGNEIPIWFNHQCMGNYISFWIGPEIPKFALCVAFGMENAYCDFYYQVDMSINGSQRMFERTSYMGQLSDCLRFSCRPQSFLQEQFQDLNLGYWNHVELFCETSLSSLYPQEFPPMIKRIGVHVECICRHPQNPGIFQFNYDGFQPRGHPKCQCHSPKIIPSAMDGGESSSVLHNTFYDIDCLEALGFSVEEISELYSSLMGFQSDDCDLEEISESSIADPLNPLQIMFQMLHNVNPFSLPW